A genome region from Flavobacterium sp. CFS9 includes the following:
- a CDS encoding rSAM-modified peptide translates to MKNKKLNFEDFTSHTLSKKEQKSVHGGDNDSNRGNGNGSTQLINLQQ, encoded by the coding sequence ATGAAAAATAAAAAATTAAATTTCGAAGATTTTACAAGCCATACACTTTCAAAAAAAGAACAAAAATCGGTTCACGGAGGTGACAACGATAGTAACAGAGGAAATGGCAACGGATCTACACAACTAATAAACCTACAACAATGA
- a CDS encoding vitamin K epoxide reductase family protein: MLKLVQKFLQINKYSEIKNEFKDLFLSHPNYPSLFAITDSLDLLSVENAAIRVPKEQIVDLPSNFLAYFKEELILVEKAKNFVRINTMKKGSQKMAYEKFLLDWNGVIVAIEPNNVIARERIKVEFSWLKYGLPLLLVVGLSFFYNTYNLFSLVFLTTSILGFIVSIFIVQEKLGFKNSIISKLCNFSSNSSCSSVINNKEGNESKWISFPDLPLMFFGASLIAILVKPLESSIFIGFLSLLAIPVIVSSIWIQKFEIQRWCVMCLIVSALIFVQSTIWFASDLFTLSFSFTEIFPFLFSLALLVPIWAVLKTIIKNILGTEGSLKEMKKFKRNYSLLNFLSKKVPHINGLDALRGLHFGNRNAAVKLSVIISPSCGHCHKTFQEAFDLVLRFPEKIHLNVLFNVNPENAENPYKAVVERLLTINRSTPGKTVEAISDWHIKNMSLKKWLKKWTVDSVSMMVTQEINKQYEWCSKNDFNYTPVKIVNDKIFPAEYELGELKYFLNDYIEEKEEVILEKTA, translated from the coding sequence ATGTTAAAACTTGTCCAAAAATTTCTACAAATAAACAAGTACTCGGAGATTAAAAATGAGTTTAAAGATTTGTTCCTTTCTCATCCAAATTATCCTAGTTTATTTGCGATAACAGATTCTCTGGATTTACTGTCTGTAGAGAATGCTGCGATAAGAGTTCCGAAAGAGCAAATAGTAGATTTGCCTTCAAATTTTTTGGCTTATTTCAAAGAAGAGTTAATATTAGTGGAAAAAGCAAAGAATTTTGTTCGAATCAATACAATGAAGAAAGGAAGTCAGAAAATGGCTTATGAAAAGTTTTTATTAGACTGGAATGGGGTTATAGTTGCAATTGAACCAAACAATGTTATAGCGAGAGAGAGAATAAAAGTTGAATTCAGCTGGTTAAAATATGGTTTGCCGCTCTTGTTGGTAGTTGGATTGTCATTTTTTTACAATACATACAATTTATTTAGCCTGGTTTTTTTAACAACATCAATTTTAGGATTCATTGTAAGTATTTTCATTGTTCAGGAAAAACTGGGATTTAAGAATAGTATCATTTCAAAACTTTGCAATTTTAGTTCTAATTCTTCCTGTAGCTCTGTAATCAATAATAAAGAAGGTAATGAAAGCAAATGGATTAGCTTTCCGGACTTACCACTAATGTTTTTTGGGGCCAGTTTGATTGCAATTCTGGTAAAACCACTGGAATCTTCGATTTTCATAGGTTTTTTAAGCTTATTAGCGATACCGGTTATTGTGTCTTCTATCTGGATTCAAAAATTTGAAATTCAAAGATGGTGTGTAATGTGTTTAATAGTGTCTGCTTTGATTTTTGTACAAAGTACTATATGGTTTGCGTCAGATTTGTTTACGTTGAGTTTTAGTTTTACCGAAATTTTTCCATTCTTGTTCTCATTGGCGCTTCTTGTTCCCATTTGGGCAGTTTTGAAAACAATTATAAAAAATATCTTAGGGACTGAAGGCTCACTTAAAGAGATGAAAAAGTTTAAAAGAAATTACTCTTTATTGAACTTCTTGTCTAAAAAAGTGCCTCATATAAATGGACTTGATGCTCTAAGAGGATTACATTTTGGAAATAGAAATGCGGCCGTTAAGTTATCAGTAATCATCAGCCCTAGTTGTGGACATTGTCATAAAACATTTCAGGAGGCATTTGATTTAGTGTTGAGATTTCCGGAAAAGATACATTTAAATGTGTTGTTTAATGTAAATCCTGAGAATGCCGAAAATCCATATAAAGCAGTAGTTGAAAGACTTTTAACAATAAACAGATCTACACCGGGAAAAACGGTTGAGGCTATTTCTGACTGGCATATCAAAAATATGAGTCTTAAAAAATGGTTGAAAAAATGGACTGTTGATTCTGTAAGCATGATGGTAACACAGGAAATCAACAAGCAATATGAATGGTGTTCTAAAAACGATTTTAATTACACACCAGTTAAGATTGTAAATGATAAAATTTTTCCGGCAGAATATGAACTAGGAGAGTTAAAATACTTCTTAAACGATTATATCGAAGAGAAAGAGGAAGTTATTTTGGAAAAAACAGCATAA
- a CDS encoding DUF3050 domain-containing protein: MNIETINNSIQPQKDQLLQHSLYNKIQSIDDLHRFLETHVFAVWDFMSLLKALQSKLTCTSTPWFATKNPETRYLINEIVLAEETDLSIDGKRQSHYEMYIEAMEDCGADTSGINNFLAEVNSLHNIFVAIKQSSLHPDTKAFLDFTFRVIEEGKPHQIAAAFTFGREDLIPSMFTAILKNFQKNLPETDLNKLLYYFERHIELDADEHGPMAMQMITDLCEDDAQKWKEVEEISILALEKRIGLWNAIEEEILMKTEMV, encoded by the coding sequence ATGAATATTGAAACTATCAACAATAGCATTCAACCCCAAAAAGATCAACTTCTACAACATTCATTATACAATAAAATTCAGAGCATTGACGATCTTCATCGTTTTTTAGAAACTCATGTTTTCGCTGTTTGGGATTTTATGTCCTTACTAAAAGCATTACAATCTAAGCTTACCTGTACTTCTACCCCTTGGTTCGCGACAAAAAATCCTGAAACAAGATACTTAATCAATGAAATCGTTTTGGCAGAAGAAACCGATTTAAGTATTGATGGAAAAAGACAAAGTCACTATGAAATGTATATTGAAGCCATGGAAGATTGTGGTGCTGATACAAGCGGAATCAACAACTTTCTGGCCGAAGTAAACTCCTTGCATAATATTTTTGTTGCCATAAAACAGAGTTCCCTACATCCTGACACAAAAGCTTTCTTAGATTTTACTTTTAGAGTAATCGAAGAAGGAAAACCTCATCAAATTGCCGCAGCATTTACTTTTGGAAGAGAAGATTTGATTCCGAGTATGTTTACCGCGATCCTGAAAAACTTCCAGAAAAATCTTCCTGAAACGGATCTAAATAAACTTTTATACTATTTCGAAAGACATATCGAATTGGATGCTGATGAACACGGACCAATGGCGATGCAAATGATCACTGATTTGTGTGAAGATGATGCACAAAAATGGAAAGAAGTGGAAGAAATTTCGATTTTAGCATTAGAAAAACGTATCGGACTTTGGAATGCTATTGAAGAAGAAATTCTGATGAAAACTGAAATGGTCTAA
- a CDS encoding helix-turn-helix domain-containing protein yields the protein MRLIISFILFFVVNVAVSQEKKDFTEQEYLILQDKIRLTANANVDSSIVYANQLARSNNNKHLAFANAALSYLIQLKGNAVKSKEKYQLALNYLDKMPDDKEKTQLRSYLYNYAGLSEWKRENYSDAIENYQQGIKLSIKIGDIIQIVKFKSNIAAINVAVGNYRLAIKDLRSLNDFVDKNQSVYTKQQYLNNKSNINLSLAGSYESFYMKDPKKKVLLDSAEYFYQKTISYSQNFPDNKIVAKLSLGNIYGELKEYKNAEKTYYDIIFLANQNNMQEILCTTNYNLGDLYYNTKKYDKALVFFKKSDSIGELTKTNQVDHLKSNYYQAKIYNILKEPELAYKHSKIYLDNYEKSESKLNDEILEVNYKLGVGDLTSEMVTIQEKYKYDVFLNKALKVFYVVLFIGIVFLLIKNIRDKNKAHKKMNALIEEFKANLEKKNEPEPEIAVLESEELQLKKENVNLSIDEAKENKIVEKLLALESKQEFLHADFTLPYVAKKIKTNTTYLSYVVNKRFGKSFGEYSNELKINYVINEMITNHMYRKYSTQAIAESVGFKNAVSFAKSFRKRTGVSPAQFANNI from the coding sequence ATGAGGCTGATCATCTCTTTTATACTCTTTTTTGTTGTAAATGTCGCTGTTTCTCAGGAGAAAAAGGATTTTACGGAACAAGAGTACTTAATATTACAAGACAAAATTCGACTAACGGCAAATGCTAATGTTGACAGTTCGATCGTATATGCTAATCAGCTGGCAAGATCTAATAACAATAAACATCTGGCTTTTGCAAATGCTGCATTGTCTTATTTGATTCAGTTAAAAGGAAATGCAGTAAAATCTAAGGAAAAATACCAGTTAGCATTAAATTACTTAGATAAAATGCCGGATGATAAAGAGAAAACTCAACTTCGGTCTTATTTGTATAATTATGCCGGATTATCAGAATGGAAAAGAGAGAATTACAGTGATGCGATCGAAAATTACCAACAAGGAATAAAACTTTCTATAAAGATTGGGGATATTATTCAAATTGTTAAGTTTAAGAGTAATATCGCGGCTATAAATGTTGCTGTAGGTAATTATCGATTAGCGATTAAGGATTTGCGGAGTCTCAATGATTTTGTGGATAAAAACCAGAGCGTTTATACCAAGCAGCAATATCTTAATAATAAGAGTAACATCAATCTTAGTTTAGCAGGATCATATGAAAGCTTTTATATGAAAGATCCTAAAAAGAAAGTTTTACTTGACTCTGCGGAGTATTTTTACCAAAAAACCATTAGCTATTCTCAAAATTTTCCGGACAATAAGATTGTAGCGAAATTAAGTTTAGGGAATATTTATGGTGAGCTGAAAGAATACAAAAATGCCGAAAAAACGTATTACGACATCATCTTTCTGGCCAATCAAAATAATATGCAGGAAATCTTATGTACTACTAATTATAATTTAGGAGACTTGTATTATAATACCAAGAAGTATGATAAGGCATTAGTGTTTTTTAAAAAATCAGATTCTATTGGTGAGTTAACTAAAACCAATCAGGTAGATCATCTGAAATCAAATTATTATCAGGCAAAGATTTATAACATACTAAAAGAGCCGGAACTGGCTTATAAACATTCAAAAATTTACCTTGACAATTACGAAAAATCAGAATCAAAATTAAATGATGAGATTCTGGAAGTAAATTATAAACTTGGTGTAGGAGATTTGACCAGTGAGATGGTTACCATTCAGGAGAAGTATAAGTACGACGTTTTTCTGAATAAAGCTTTGAAAGTCTTTTATGTTGTTTTATTTATAGGTATCGTATTCTTACTGATAAAAAACATACGGGATAAGAATAAAGCGCATAAAAAAATGAATGCTTTAATAGAAGAGTTTAAAGCTAATTTAGAGAAGAAAAACGAACCAGAACCAGAGATTGCTGTTCTGGAGTCTGAGGAGTTACAGCTTAAGAAAGAGAATGTCAATTTAAGTATTGATGAGGCAAAAGAGAATAAAATAGTAGAAAAATTGCTGGCTTTAGAGAGTAAACAGGAATTTTTGCATGCTGATTTTACTTTGCCTTATGTGGCTAAGAAAATAAAAACAAATACAACTTATTTGTCTTATGTGGTAAACAAACGATTTGGTAAGTCTTTTGGTGAATATTCGAATGAGTTGAAAATTAATTATGTTATTAATGAAATGATTACGAACCATATGTATCGTAAATATTCAACTCAGGCAATAGCAGAAAGTGTAGGTTTCAAAAATGCAGTGTCATTTGCTAAATCATTTCGCAAAAGAACTGGAGTGTCTCCAGCTCAGTTTGCGAATAATATCTAA
- a CDS encoding GNAT family N-acetyltransferase has product MEFFKTTNEDIDAVFDLYNAATSYQKTVNNKSWRGFERTLIEKEIAENRHFIIKEGDEIACTFVLTFNDLIIWKEASADPAVYLHRIATNPKFRGQSYVKKIIEWAKIYAKKNNKSYIRLDTHSGNERINKYYTSCGFEYKGISTIEWTSELPEHYKEGSFSLFEIKL; this is encoded by the coding sequence ATGGAATTTTTTAAAACTACAAACGAGGATATCGATGCCGTTTTTGATCTCTACAATGCCGCTACCTCTTATCAAAAAACAGTCAACAACAAAAGCTGGAGAGGCTTTGAGAGAACACTTATAGAAAAAGAAATTGCCGAAAATCGTCACTTTATCATCAAAGAGGGAGATGAAATTGCCTGTACCTTTGTTCTTACCTTTAACGATTTGATTATCTGGAAAGAAGCCAGTGCAGACCCTGCGGTTTATCTCCATCGCATTGCAACCAACCCTAAATTTAGAGGTCAGTCGTATGTTAAAAAAATCATCGAATGGGCAAAAATATATGCTAAAAAAAACAACAAATCATACATCAGACTTGACACACACAGCGGTAACGAAAGGATAAATAAGTATTACACCAGCTGCGGTTTTGAATACAAGGGAATCAGCACCATCGAATGGACAAGTGAACTACCGGAACATTATAAGGAAGGTTCTTTTAGTTTGTTTGAGATTAAGCTGTAA
- a CDS encoding DUF6597 domain-containing transcriptional factor: MQISPSVKLSPYIKHYLFLDTKEVSEQKLRLFSDGNTGIVFSVKGNLTSDLNNQDVRSFLPDSFLYGQLTGFKDIYSNHEINLVIVVFQPNGIHQLLGIPAYEFLDSIVSIDTIFNRDGLILQEQLCENYTISKKVELLNHFFGTYISDKTASHQLIIESSLRFITAYKGSFNVNQLAKFTGYTERHLERKFKECIGLNPKKFGNIIKLHYFLKLLKDKSVDTNLTNISYDAGFSDQSHLIKEFKKHTGITPKEYLNNTGKLTNNLIKTVSSILL, from the coding sequence ATGCAGATTTCACCATCAGTAAAATTATCACCTTACATTAAACATTATCTTTTTTTAGATACTAAAGAGGTATCCGAACAAAAGCTTCGTCTGTTTTCTGATGGTAATACCGGTATAGTATTTTCTGTAAAAGGCAATCTTACCTCTGATCTAAACAATCAAGACGTTCGGAGCTTCTTACCGGATTCCTTTTTATACGGGCAACTTACAGGGTTTAAAGACATTTATTCGAACCATGAAATCAATCTTGTAATTGTTGTTTTTCAGCCTAACGGGATTCATCAATTGTTGGGCATTCCGGCTTATGAATTTCTCGACTCTATTGTTTCTATTGATACTATTTTTAACAGAGACGGTTTAATTCTTCAGGAGCAGCTATGCGAAAATTATACGATCTCAAAGAAAGTTGAACTTCTCAATCATTTTTTCGGTACTTATATTTCCGACAAAACAGCTTCTCACCAATTAATTATTGAAAGTTCACTTCGTTTTATTACCGCGTACAAAGGAAGTTTTAATGTAAACCAACTGGCTAAATTTACAGGTTATACCGAACGTCATCTGGAAAGAAAGTTCAAAGAGTGCATTGGATTAAATCCGAAGAAATTTGGAAATATTATCAAACTGCATTATTTCTTAAAACTATTAAAAGATAAGTCTGTCGATACAAATCTCACAAACATTAGCTACGATGCCGGTTTTTCGGATCAGTCTCATCTGATAAAGGAATTCAAAAAACACACGGGAATCACTCCAAAAGAGTACTTAAACAATACCGGAAAGCTAACCAATAATCTCATTAAAACTGTTTCGTCTATTCTGCTTTAG
- a CDS encoding NAD(P)-binding protein — MIRLSGTNHLLGHRLWIKDFPKPQQQVKIPYLIIGGGISGLSAARQFHKKGISDFLLIEMADHLGGNSSNGQNKYSKYPLGAHYLPLPNFNDKELLGFLEEEKIILSYDKKGLPVFDELQLTFAPDERLFYKNNWQEGVVPKEGNSEEEHKEFQRFFREMDAFRSAKGEDQKYLFDIPIRLSSKDQKTRALDKITMQQWFEKNNFKSKPLFNYIDYCCKDDFGLGITFVSAWAGIHYFAGRKQDAAVEKSDSVLTWPEGNARLAHHLKKYTAQKTLKNHLVYEVKIEKEKVVVQAFDDVNKSSIEIIADSVIMATPQFVNQYLIKDRKQFTKHFHYTPWLLATLVVNNLTDNLSFPLSWDNVIYEAKGLGYVYAQHQTLNQVQDKKVITYYHSFSSADLKKTRKEIYKKDKEYWKQVVLDDLKIAHPDIENDTEEMEVFLLGHGMISPVPDFIFGEAKEKASQNIENLIYFAHSDLSGISIFEEAFHQGINAVNKILDGTALDS; from the coding sequence ATGATCCGGTTATCAGGAACAAATCATCTTTTAGGACATCGATTGTGGATAAAAGATTTTCCGAAACCACAACAACAGGTAAAAATTCCTTATTTAATTATAGGTGGTGGAATCTCAGGTTTGAGCGCTGCACGTCAGTTTCATAAAAAGGGAATCTCTGATTTTTTATTAATTGAAATGGCAGATCATTTGGGAGGGAACTCTTCAAATGGTCAAAATAAATATTCTAAATACCCTCTGGGAGCACATTATTTGCCTCTTCCAAATTTTAATGATAAAGAGCTTCTTGGTTTTCTTGAAGAAGAAAAGATTATTTTGAGTTATGATAAAAAAGGGCTTCCGGTTTTTGATGAATTGCAACTAACTTTTGCACCGGATGAAAGGTTGTTTTATAAAAACAATTGGCAGGAAGGAGTTGTTCCAAAGGAAGGAAATTCAGAAGAAGAACATAAAGAATTTCAACGATTTTTCAGAGAAATGGATGCTTTTAGAAGCGCAAAAGGAGAAGATCAGAAATACTTATTTGATATTCCAATACGTCTTTCTTCCAAGGATCAAAAAACAAGAGCATTGGATAAAATTACTATGCAGCAATGGTTTGAGAAGAATAATTTTAAATCAAAACCCCTGTTTAATTATATTGATTATTGCTGTAAAGATGATTTTGGATTAGGAATTACTTTTGTCTCAGCCTGGGCGGGAATTCATTATTTTGCAGGACGAAAACAAGATGCAGCTGTAGAAAAATCCGATAGCGTTTTAACCTGGCCGGAAGGAAATGCCAGATTAGCACATCATCTTAAAAAATACACAGCGCAAAAAACACTCAAAAATCATTTGGTTTATGAGGTGAAAATTGAAAAAGAGAAGGTTGTTGTTCAGGCATTTGATGATGTTAACAAGTCTTCAATAGAAATAATAGCGGATAGCGTTATCATGGCAACGCCGCAATTTGTAAATCAATACCTCATAAAAGACCGTAAACAATTTACAAAACATTTTCATTACACACCTTGGCTTTTGGCGACTTTAGTGGTAAACAATCTGACAGATAATTTAAGTTTTCCTCTTTCGTGGGATAATGTGATTTATGAAGCAAAAGGTCTCGGTTACGTTTATGCACAGCATCAAACATTAAATCAGGTTCAGGACAAAAAAGTGATTACGTATTATCATAGTTTCTCATCTGCAGATCTAAAGAAAACACGTAAAGAAATCTACAAAAAAGACAAAGAATATTGGAAACAGGTTGTTCTTGATGATCTGAAAATTGCACATCCGGACATTGAAAATGATACTGAAGAAATGGAAGTTTTCTTATTAGGACATGGTATGATCTCTCCGGTGCCTGATTTTATCTTTGGAGAAGCAAAAGAGAAAGCTTCACAGAATATTGAAAATCTAATCTATTTTGCACACTCTGATTTGTCGGGGATTTCAATTTTTGAGGAAGCTTTTCATCAGGGAATTAATGCCGTAAATAAAATATTAGATGGAACAGCCCTGGATTCATAA
- a CDS encoding nitrilase family protein — protein MKNLKIATAQFENKSGDKSYNLSVIEKLSQQAASQGCDAISFHECSITGYTFARHLSKEQMLNLAELIPSGESILKLIEIARNHNIVILAGLFEKDENDNLFKAYVCVDENGLVAKYRKLHPFINPHLTPGDQYCIFEIKGWKCGILICYDNNIIENVRATTLLGAQIIFMPHVTMCTPSTRPGAGFVAPQLWENREADPTSLRLEFDGMKGRDWLMKWLPARAYDNAIYAVFSNPIGMDDDQLKNGCSMIVDPFGDILSECRSFEDSFVTAILTPEKCLQAGGNRYIKARRPELYKDIIGQEHQSEQNVVWLDSNTKS, from the coding sequence ATGAAAAATTTAAAAATAGCCACTGCTCAGTTTGAGAATAAAAGCGGCGACAAAAGCTATAACTTGTCTGTAATTGAAAAACTTTCACAACAGGCAGCAAGTCAGGGCTGCGATGCGATCTCCTTTCACGAGTGTTCCATAACAGGCTATACTTTTGCCCGACATCTGTCAAAAGAGCAAATGCTAAACCTGGCAGAATTAATTCCGAGTGGAGAAAGTATTTTGAAATTAATCGAAATTGCCCGAAACCATAACATTGTGATTCTGGCGGGGCTCTTTGAAAAAGATGAAAACGATAATTTATTCAAAGCTTATGTATGCGTAGATGAAAATGGTTTGGTTGCCAAATACCGAAAACTACACCCGTTTATCAATCCACACCTTACTCCGGGTGATCAATACTGTATCTTTGAAATTAAAGGCTGGAAATGCGGAATCTTAATTTGTTACGACAACAATATTATTGAGAATGTTCGCGCTACCACTCTTTTAGGTGCTCAAATTATTTTTATGCCACATGTTACGATGTGCACTCCTTCGACCCGTCCAGGTGCCGGATTTGTCGCTCCACAGCTTTGGGAAAACCGTGAAGCTGATCCTACTTCTCTCCGACTGGAATTTGACGGCATGAAAGGCAGAGACTGGCTGATGAAATGGCTTCCAGCAAGAGCCTATGACAATGCGATTTATGCCGTATTCTCGAACCCAATTGGAATGGACGACGATCAACTAAAAAATGGCTGTTCGATGATTGTTGATCCTTTTGGGGATATTCTTTCCGAATGCAGGTCTTTTGAAGACTCTTTTGTAACGGCAATATTAACTCCTGAAAAGTGCCTTCAGGCTGGTGGAAATCGTTACATAAAAGCAAGAAGACCAGAATTATATAAAGACATTATTGGCCAGGAGCATCAATCCGAACAAAATGTGGTCTGGCTGGATTCTAATACAAAAAGTTAA
- a CDS encoding SGNH/GDSL hydrolase family protein, with protein MKLHFKQIVIVILSIFLLSCSSDETNSEITTFPITPLFGSIKYLALGDSYTIGQSVCETCGFPEQLKSSLTAIYPQAGFSLKIIATTGWTTTNLISAINTQNPDPNYDLVTLLIGVNNQYQGKSFSIYEKEFPELVNKAIVLAKGNKKRVIVISIPDYAYTPFGKIQMEGEGERISSEINQYNSFAENYCKLNNVVFVSITDISRKGLDNPDLVAADGLHPSAKAYTLFTERILPSVRIALQD; from the coding sequence ATGAAACTGCATTTCAAACAAATAGTTATTGTTATCCTCTCTATATTCCTGCTAAGCTGCAGTTCTGACGAAACGAATTCGGAAATAACTACTTTTCCAATTACTCCTCTTTTCGGTTCCATCAAATATTTGGCTTTAGGAGACAGCTATACCATCGGACAAAGCGTCTGCGAAACCTGTGGATTTCCTGAACAGTTAAAATCGAGTTTAACAGCAATTTATCCACAAGCTGGTTTTTCATTAAAAATAATTGCGACCACCGGATGGACTACTACTAATTTAATTTCGGCAATAAACACCCAAAATCCGGATCCTAACTATGATTTAGTCACGCTTCTCATCGGGGTTAACAATCAATATCAGGGCAAGAGTTTTTCGATCTATGAGAAAGAGTTTCCGGAACTTGTAAACAAAGCAATTGTTTTAGCAAAAGGGAATAAAAAAAGGGTAATAGTGATCTCAATTCCGGATTATGCTTATACTCCTTTTGGCAAAATACAAATGGAGGGAGAAGGTGAAAGAATTTCAAGCGAAATCAATCAATACAATTCCTTTGCCGAGAATTACTGTAAACTTAATAATGTTGTTTTTGTTTCGATAACCGATATTTCACGTAAAGGTCTTGACAATCCTGATCTGGTAGCTGCAGATGGCTTACACCCTTCCGCCAAGGCTTACACTTTATTTACTGAACGTATTTTACCTTCGGTAAGGATAGCATTACAGGACTAA
- a CDS encoding rSAM-modified peptide — MEDFLSEKLSKKEQKIVQGGDEPCTPGDPNRGNGKGSN; from the coding sequence ATGGAAGATTTTCTATCTGAAAAACTATCCAAAAAAGAGCAAAAAATTGTTCAGGGAGGAGACGAACCTTGTACCCCTGGTGATCCAAATAGAGGGAATGGAAAAGGGTCTAATTAA
- a CDS encoding acyl-CoA dehydrogenase family protein: MKPDLFQAPDYYNLDDLLTDEHKLVRESARAWVKREVSPIIEEYAQKAAFPTQIIKGLGEIGGFGPYIPVEYGGAGLDQISYGLIMQEIERGDSGVRSTSSVQSSLVMYPIWKYGNEEQRMKYLPKLATGEFMGCFGLTEPDHGSDPGSMITNFKDMGDHYLLNGAKMWISNAPFADIAIVWAKNEEGRIHGLIVERGMEGFTTPETHNKWSLRASSTGELIFDNVKVPKENLLPNKSGLGAPLGCLDSARYGIAWGAIGAAMDCYDTALRYSKERIQFGKPIGGTQLQQKKLAEMITEITKAQLLTWRLGVLRNEGRATTTQISMAKRNNVDMAIHIAREARQMLGGMGITGEYSIMRHMMNLESVITYEGTHDIHLLITGMDVTGIPAFK; encoded by the coding sequence ATGAAACCAGACCTATTTCAAGCACCAGATTACTATAACTTAGATGACTTATTGACAGACGAACACAAACTAGTTCGCGAATCGGCACGAGCCTGGGTCAAGAGAGAAGTTTCCCCAATTATAGAAGAATATGCTCAAAAAGCAGCATTCCCTACACAAATTATAAAAGGACTCGGCGAAATCGGTGGTTTCGGACCGTATATTCCGGTAGAATACGGAGGTGCGGGTCTGGATCAGATTTCTTACGGTTTAATTATGCAGGAGATAGAACGCGGAGATTCCGGTGTTCGATCGACTTCATCCGTTCAGTCTTCCTTGGTAATGTATCCGATCTGGAAATATGGAAACGAAGAACAGCGAATGAAATATTTACCAAAACTGGCTACCGGAGAATTCATGGGATGCTTTGGTTTGACTGAACCGGATCACGGTTCTGACCCGGGAAGCATGATCACTAATTTTAAAGATATGGGAGATCATTATCTTTTAAATGGTGCCAAAATGTGGATTTCTAACGCTCCTTTTGCCGATATCGCAATCGTTTGGGCAAAAAATGAGGAAGGAAGAATTCACGGTTTGATCGTTGAGCGCGGAATGGAGGGCTTTACCACTCCTGAGACACATAATAAATGGTCTTTGCGTGCCTCCTCAACGGGAGAATTAATCTTCGATAATGTGAAAGTTCCTAAAGAAAACTTATTACCTAACAAATCCGGTCTTGGTGCACCTCTTGGATGCTTAGATTCGGCACGATACGGAATTGCCTGGGGAGCTATCGGAGCTGCAATGGATTGCTACGATACTGCTTTACGCTATTCTAAAGAAAGAATTCAATTTGGAAAACCTATTGGAGGAACGCAATTGCAACAGAAAAAACTAGCTGAAATGATTACCGAAATCACAAAAGCACAGTTATTAACCTGGCGTCTGGGTGTTTTACGCAACGAAGGAAGAGCTACAACCACACAAATCTCAATGGCGAAACGCAACAATGTTGATATGGCCATACATATTGCACGCGAAGCCAGACAAATGTTGGGCGGAATGGGTATTACAGGCGAATACTCGATCATGCGCCATATGATGAATCTGGAAAGTGTTATTACTTATGAAGGAACTCACGACATTCATTTACTAATAACGGGGATGGATGTAACTGGAATTCCAGCATTTAAATAA
- a CDS encoding TIGR04149 family rSAM-modified RiPP → MKNKKLNFENFKSNTLSKREQKSVHGGDDPGTPIETIAGDPSRGNGKGSN, encoded by the coding sequence ATGAAAAATAAAAAATTAAACTTCGAAAATTTCAAAAGCAATACACTTTCAAAAAGAGAACAAAAATCGGTTCACGGAGGTGATGATCCTGGTACTCCCATCGAAACAATTGCCGGTGATCCAAGTAGAGGAAATGGAAAAGGATCTAATTAA
- a CDS encoding TIGR04149 family rSAM-modified RiPP translates to MKNKKLNFENFKSNTLSKKEQKTVRGGDDSNNPIETITGDPSRGNGKGSN, encoded by the coding sequence ATGAAAAATAAAAAATTAAACTTCGAAAATTTCAAAAGCAATACACTTTCAAAAAAAGAACAAAAAACGGTTCGCGGAGGTGATGATTCTAATAATCCTATAGAAACAATTACAGGGGATCCGAGTAGAGGAAATGGAAAAGGATCTAATTAA